Proteins encoded by one window of Pseudomonas tructae:
- the prpD gene encoding 2-methylcitrate dehydratase → MSANVDLNNRPDYDRVLQDIADYVLNYKVESVEALDTARNCLMDTLGCGLLALRFPECTKHLGPLVEGTVVPFGARVPGTSYRLDPVKAAWDIGCIVRWLDYNDTWLAAEWGHPSDNLGGILAVADHLSQKRVANGEAPLSMRTVLEAMIMAHEIQGVIALENSFNRVGLDHVLLVKVASTAVCAKLMGATREQLLAALSHAFVDGQALRTYRHAPNAGSRKSWAAGDASSRGVRLADIALRGEMGIPGVLSAPQWGFYDVLFSHTNKDLALKPEDKRAFSLTQKYASYVMENVLFKISFPAEFHAQTACEAAVTLHPQVRNRLDEIERIVITTHESAIRIISKVGTLANAADRDHCIQYMTAVPLIFGNLVAEQYEDDFHAAHPIIDRLREKMEIVEEPRFSREYLEADKRSIANAVQVFFNDGSSTERVVVEYPIGHRRRRAEGIPLLEEKFKANLATRFTGQRSAQIFALCKDQAALEATAVHRFVDLLVI, encoded by the coding sequence ATGAGTGCCAACGTTGATCTGAACAACCGCCCCGACTACGACCGGGTGCTGCAGGACATTGCTGACTATGTCCTGAACTACAAGGTCGAGTCGGTGGAGGCGCTGGACACCGCGCGCAACTGCCTGATGGATACCCTGGGCTGTGGCCTGCTGGCGTTGCGTTTTCCGGAATGCACCAAGCACCTGGGGCCGCTGGTGGAAGGCACCGTGGTGCCGTTCGGCGCGCGGGTGCCGGGTACCAGCTACCGCCTGGACCCGGTCAAGGCGGCCTGGGACATCGGTTGCATCGTTCGTTGGCTCGATTACAACGACACCTGGCTGGCTGCCGAGTGGGGGCATCCTTCCGACAACCTTGGTGGCATTCTGGCGGTGGCCGACCACCTGTCGCAAAAGCGTGTGGCCAATGGCGAGGCGCCGTTGAGCATGCGTACGGTGCTTGAGGCAATGATCATGGCCCACGAGATCCAGGGCGTGATTGCTCTGGAAAACTCCTTCAACCGCGTTGGCCTCGATCATGTGCTCCTGGTCAAGGTCGCCTCGACAGCGGTGTGCGCCAAGCTCATGGGCGCCACTCGCGAACAGCTGCTGGCGGCGCTCTCCCACGCCTTTGTCGATGGCCAGGCCTTGCGCACCTACCGTCATGCGCCCAATGCCGGTTCGCGCAAGTCTTGGGCGGCGGGCGATGCTTCCAGCCGTGGCGTGCGCCTGGCCGATATCGCCTTGCGCGGCGAGATGGGCATTCCCGGTGTGCTGAGTGCACCGCAGTGGGGGTTTTATGATGTGCTGTTCAGCCACACCAACAAGGATCTGGCGCTCAAGCCCGAGGACAAGCGAGCCTTCAGCCTGACGCAGAAATACGCCAGCTATGTGATGGAGAACGTGCTGTTCAAGATCAGTTTCCCGGCCGAATTCCATGCCCAGACCGCCTGCGAAGCGGCGGTAACCCTGCACCCGCAGGTGCGTAACCGCCTGGATGAAATCGAGCGCATCGTCATTACCACCCATGAATCGGCGATCCGCATCATCTCCAAGGTCGGCACCCTGGCCAACGCCGCCGACCGCGATCACTGCATTCAGTACATGACCGCCGTGCCGCTGATTTTCGGCAATCTGGTTGCCGAACAGTACGAAGATGATTTTCATGCTGCGCATCCGATCATCGACCGTCTGCGCGAGAAGATGGAGATCGTCGAGGAGCCGCGTTTTTCCCGGGAATACCTGGAGGCCGACAAGCGCTCGATCGCCAATGCCGTGCAGGTGTTCTTCAACGATGGTTCGAGTACGGAGCGGGTGGTGGTGGAGTACCCGATCGGTCATCGCCGGCGCCGGGCCGAGGGCATTCCGTTGCTGGAAGAGAAGTTCAAGGCCAACCTGGCGACGCGCTTTACCGGCCAGCGTTCGGCGCAGATCTTTGCACTGTGCAAGGATCAGGCGGCGCTTGAGGCGACGGCGGTGCATCGGTTTGTTGATCTGTTGGTGATCTGA
- the prpF gene encoding 2-methylaconitate cis-trans isomerase PrpF has product MAHIPQIKIPATYIRGGTSKGVFFRLQDLPERAQVPGPARDALLLRVIGSPDPYGKQIDGMGGATSSTSKTVILSRSIKPEHDVDYLFGQVSIDTAFVDWSGNCGNLSAAVGSFAISAGLVDSSRVPHDGVAVVRIWQANIGKTIVAHVPITNGEVQETGDFELDGVTFPAAEVQLEFMDPAADEDGEGGSMFPTGNLVDDLVVPGVGTLKATLINAGIPTIFIQAQDIGYTGTELQDAINGDPQALARFETIRAYGAVRMGLIEHIDQAAKRQHTPKVAFVAPPAAYQSSSGKAVAAADVDLVVRALSMGKLHHAMMGTAAVAIGTAAAVPGTLVNLAAGGGERAAVRFGHPSGTLRVGAQARQVNGEWTVTKAIMSRSARVLMEGWVRVPADAF; this is encoded by the coding sequence ATGGCCCATATACCGCAAATCAAAATCCCCGCCACCTACATCCGTGGCGGCACCAGCAAGGGCGTATTCTTTCGCCTCCAGGACCTGCCCGAGCGTGCACAGGTCCCAGGCCCGGCCCGTGACGCCCTGCTGCTGCGGGTCATCGGCAGCCCCGACCCCTATGGCAAGCAGATAGACGGCATGGGCGGCGCGACGTCCAGCACCAGCAAAACCGTGATCCTCTCGCGCAGCATCAAGCCCGAGCACGATGTCGATTACCTGTTCGGCCAGGTCTCGATCGATACCGCTTTTGTCGACTGGAGCGGCAACTGCGGCAACCTGTCGGCGGCGGTCGGCTCGTTCGCCATCAGCGCCGGCCTGGTCGACAGCAGCCGCGTCCCTCATGACGGCGTGGCCGTGGTGCGCATCTGGCAGGCCAATATCGGCAAGACCATCGTCGCCCATGTGCCGATCACCAACGGCGAAGTCCAGGAGACCGGTGACTTCGAGCTGGACGGCGTGACCTTCCCGGCCGCCGAAGTGCAGCTCGAATTCATGGACCCGGCCGCCGACGAAGACGGCGAGGGCGGCTCGATGTTCCCCACCGGCAACCTGGTCGACGACCTGGTGGTGCCCGGCGTCGGCACCCTCAAGGCCACCCTGATCAATGCCGGTATCCCGACCATTTTCATCCAGGCCCAGGACATCGGTTACACCGGCACCGAGCTGCAGGACGCGATCAACGGCGATCCGCAGGCCCTGGCCCGGTTCGAGACCATCCGTGCCTATGGTGCGGTGCGCATGGGTCTGATCGAGCATATCGATCAAGCCGCCAAGCGCCAGCACACACCGAAAGTCGCCTTTGTCGCGCCGCCTGCGGCCTATCAGTCATCCAGTGGTAAAGCCGTGGCCGCCGCCGACGTTGATCTAGTGGTAAGGGCGCTGTCCATGGGCAAGTTGCACCACGCCATGATGGGGACCGCCGCGGTGGCCATCGGTACAGCCGCGGCCGTGCCCGGCACCCTGGTCAACCTCGCTGCCGGCGGTGGCGAGCGCGCCGCCGTACGTTTTGGCCATCCCTCGGGCACCCTGCGCGTTGGCGCCCAGGCCCGGCAGGTGAACGGCGAGTGGACGGTTACCAAAGCAATCATGAGCCGTAGCGCTCGCGTGCTGATGGAGGGCTGGGTGCGGGTACCCGCTGATGCCTTCTGA
- the acnD gene encoding Fe/S-dependent 2-methylisocitrate dehydratase AcnD, translating to MNSEFRKNLPGTDLDYFDARAAVDAIKPGAYDQLPYTSRVLAENLVRRCDPASLNASLGQLIERKRDLDFPWFPARVVCHDILGQTALVDLAGLRDAIADKGGDPAQVNPVVPVQLIVDHSLAVECGGFDPQAFDKNRAIEDRRNEDRFHFINWTKKAFKNVDVIQPGNGIMHQINLEKMSPVIHAERGVAYPDTCVGTDSHTPHVDALGVIAIGVGGLEAENVMLGRASWMRLPEIVGVELSGKPQAGITATDVVLALTEFLRQQKVVGAYLEFYGEGARALTLGDRATISNMAPEYGATAAMFSIDQQTIDYLKLTGREDQQVKLVETYAKVAGLWSDSLAHAEYERVLRFDLSCVVRNMAGPSNPHARVATSDLASKGIAGQWDEVPGQMPDGAVIIAAITSCTNTSNPRNVIAAGLLARNANKLGLVRKPWVKSSLAPGSKTVALYLKEAGLDDELEQLGFGIVAFACTTCNGMSGALDPVIQQEIIERDLYATAVLSGNRNFDGRIHPYAKQAFLASPPLVVAYAIAGTIRFDIEKDVLGVVDGQQIRLKDIWPSDEEIDAVVKAAVKPEQFRQVYIPMFAVQEDTGPKVTPLYDWRPMSTYIRRPPYWEGALAGERTLKGMRPLAVLPDNITTDHLSPSNAIMLDSAAGEYLAKMGLPEEDFNSYATHRGDHLTAQRATFANPKLFNEMVQQDGKVKQGSLARIEPEGKVTRMWEAIETYMERKQPLIIVAGADYGQGSSRDWAAKGVRLAGVEAIVAEGFERIHRTNLVGMGVLPLEFKPGVNRKTLGIEGTETYDVVGQRTPRATLTLVITRHNGERIEVPVTCRLDTAEEVSIYEAGGVLQRFAQDFLESAVAV from the coding sequence ATGAATAGTGAATTTCGCAAGAACCTGCCGGGCACCGACCTGGATTATTTCGACGCCCGCGCGGCGGTCGATGCGATCAAGCCCGGCGCCTATGACCAGCTTCCCTATACCTCCCGCGTACTGGCGGAAAACCTGGTGCGCCGCTGCGATCCGGCCAGCCTCAATGCCTCGCTGGGCCAGCTGATCGAGCGCAAGCGCGACCTCGACTTCCCCTGGTTCCCGGCCCGCGTGGTGTGCCACGATATTCTCGGCCAGACCGCGCTGGTGGACCTGGCCGGGCTGCGCGATGCCATTGCCGACAAGGGCGGCGATCCGGCCCAGGTCAACCCGGTGGTGCCGGTGCAACTGATCGTCGACCACTCCCTGGCAGTGGAATGCGGTGGTTTCGACCCGCAGGCGTTCGACAAGAACCGCGCCATCGAAGACCGTCGCAACGAAGACCGTTTCCACTTCATCAACTGGACCAAGAAGGCGTTCAAGAACGTCGACGTGATCCAGCCGGGCAACGGCATCATGCACCAGATCAACCTGGAGAAGATGTCGCCGGTGATCCATGCCGAGCGCGGTGTGGCCTACCCGGACACCTGCGTCGGCACCGACAGCCACACCCCGCACGTTGACGCCCTGGGCGTGATCGCCATCGGCGTTGGCGGCCTTGAAGCCGAGAACGTCATGCTCGGCCGCGCCTCGTGGATGCGCCTGCCGGAGATCGTCGGCGTCGAGCTCTCGGGCAAGCCGCAGGCGGGCATCACCGCCACCGACGTGGTGCTGGCCCTGACTGAATTCCTGCGCCAGCAAAAAGTGGTCGGCGCCTACCTTGAGTTCTACGGTGAAGGCGCCCGCGCCCTGACTCTGGGCGACCGCGCGACCATCTCCAACATGGCCCCGGAATACGGCGCCACTGCGGCGATGTTCTCCATCGACCAGCAGACCATCGACTACCTCAAGCTCACCGGCCGTGAGGACCAGCAGGTCAAGCTGGTGGAGACCTACGCCAAGGTCGCAGGCCTGTGGTCCGACAGCCTGGCCCATGCCGAGTACGAGCGGGTGCTGCGCTTTGACCTGTCCTGCGTGGTGCGCAACATGGCCGGGCCGTCCAACCCGCACGCCCGGGTCGCCACCAGCGATCTGGCGAGCAAGGGCATTGCCGGCCAGTGGGACGAAGTGCCGGGGCAGATGCCCGATGGTGCGGTGATCATCGCCGCTATTACCAGCTGCACCAACACCAGCAACCCGCGCAACGTGATTGCCGCAGGCCTGCTGGCGCGCAATGCCAACAAGCTTGGCCTGGTGCGCAAGCCGTGGGTGAAATCGTCGTTGGCGCCAGGTTCCAAGACCGTCGCTTTGTACCTCAAAGAAGCGGGCCTGGACGACGAGCTTGAGCAACTCGGTTTTGGCATCGTCGCCTTTGCCTGCACCACCTGCAACGGCATGTCCGGTGCGCTGGACCCGGTGATCCAGCAGGAAATCATCGAGCGCGACCTTTACGCCACCGCCGTGCTCTCGGGCAACCGCAACTTCGATGGGCGTATCCACCCGTACGCCAAGCAGGCGTTCCTGGCTTCGCCGCCGTTGGTGGTGGCCTATGCGATTGCCGGCACCATTCGCTTTGACATCGAAAAAGACGTGCTGGGCGTGGTCGACGGCCAGCAAATCCGCCTCAAGGACATCTGGCCAAGCGACGAAGAGATCGACGCGGTGGTCAAGGCGGCGGTCAAGCCCGAGCAGTTCCGCCAGGTCTACATTCCGATGTTCGCCGTGCAGGAAGACACCGGGCCCAAGGTCACCCCGCTGTACGACTGGCGCCCGATGAGCACCTACATTCGCCGCCCGCCGTACTGGGAAGGCGCCCTGGCCGGCGAGCGCACGCTCAAGGGCATGCGTCCGCTGGCGGTGTTGCCGGACAACATCACCACCGACCACCTGTCGCCGTCCAACGCCATCATGCTCGACAGCGCTGCAGGGGAGTACCTGGCGAAAATGGGCTTGCCGGAGGAAGACTTCAACTCCTACGCCACCCATCGCGGTGACCATCTGACTGCCCAGCGCGCGACCTTTGCCAACCCGAAACTGTTCAACGAAATGGTCCAGCAAGACGGCAAGGTCAAGCAGGGCTCGCTGGCGCGCATCGAGCCCGAAGGCAAGGTCACGCGCATGTGGGAAGCGATCGAAACCTACATGGAGCGCAAGCAGCCGCTGATCATCGTTGCCGGTGCCGACTACGGCCAGGGCTCGTCCCGTGACTGGGCGGCCAAGGGCGTGCGCCTGGCCGGTGTCGAAGCCATTGTTGCCGAAGGCTTCGAGCGTATCCACCGCACCAACCTGGTGGGCATGGGCGTGTTGCCGCTGGAGTTCAAGCCGGGCGTCAACCGCAAGACCCTGGGCATCGAAGGTACCGAGACCTACGACGTTGTTGGCCAGCGCACGCCGCGCGCGACCCTGACCCTGGTCATCACTCGTCACAACGGCGAGCGTATCGAAGTGCCGGTAACGTGCCGCCTGGATACCGCCGAAGAAGTGTCGATCTACGAAGCGGGCGGGGTGCTGCAGCGCTTTGCCCAGGACTTCCTCGAATCGGCGGTAGCGGTTTGA
- the prpC gene encoding bifunctional 2-methylcitrate synthase/citrate synthase produces MAEAKVLSGAGLRGQVAGQTALSTVGQAGAGLTYRGYDVRDLAAGAEFEEVAYLLLYGELPSAAELADYKRKLKGLRDLPQALKEVLERIPRDAHPMDVMRTGCSVLGTLEPELTFELQHDKTDRLLALFPAVMCYWYRFSHHGVRIDCTSDEDTIGGHFLHLLHGKKPSALHVKVMNVSLILYAEHEFNASTFTARVCASTLSDLYSCVTAAIGSLRGPLHGGANEAAMELIERFQSPQEAVTELLQMLARKDKIMGFGHAIYKESDPRNEVIKGWAKQLADEAGDSVLYPVSEAIDKTMWEQKKLFPNADFYHASAYHFMGIPTKLFTPIFVCSRLTGWAAHVFEQRANNRIIRPSAEYTGVEQRKFVPIEQR; encoded by the coding sequence ATGGCCGAAGCAAAAGTACTCAGTGGTGCCGGCCTGCGTGGTCAAGTGGCCGGGCAAACCGCACTGTCGACCGTGGGCCAGGCCGGTGCCGGGCTGACCTACCGTGGCTACGATGTGCGCGACCTGGCGGCCGGTGCCGAGTTCGAGGAAGTGGCCTACCTGCTGCTGTACGGCGAACTGCCGAGCGCTGCCGAGCTTGCCGACTACAAGCGCAAGCTCAAGGGCCTGCGCGACCTGCCCCAGGCCCTCAAGGAAGTGCTTGAGCGCATCCCGCGCGATGCCCACCCGATGGACGTGATGCGTACCGGTTGCTCGGTGCTCGGTACCCTGGAACCGGAGCTGACGTTCGAGCTGCAGCACGACAAGACCGACCGCCTGCTGGCGCTGTTTCCGGCAGTGATGTGCTATTGGTACCGCTTTAGTCACCACGGCGTGCGCATCGACTGCACCAGCGATGAAGACACCATCGGCGGCCATTTCCTGCACTTGCTGCATGGCAAGAAGCCGAGCGCGCTGCACGTCAAGGTGATGAACGTCTCGCTGATCCTCTATGCCGAGCACGAATTCAACGCCTCGACCTTCACCGCCCGGGTCTGCGCCTCGACCCTGTCCGACCTGTACTCCTGCGTCACTGCTGCCATCGGCTCGCTGCGCGGCCCTCTGCACGGTGGCGCCAACGAAGCGGCGATGGAGCTGATCGAGCGCTTCCAGAGCCCGCAGGAAGCGGTCACCGAGCTGCTGCAGATGCTGGCGCGCAAGGACAAGATCATGGGCTTTGGCCATGCCATCTACAAAGAGTCTGACCCGCGCAACGAGGTGATCAAGGGCTGGGCGAAGCAACTGGCCGACGAAGCGGGCGACAGCGTGCTGTACCCGGTCTCCGAAGCCATCGACAAGACCATGTGGGAGCAGAAGAAGCTGTTCCCCAACGCCGACTTCTACCACGCCTCGGCTTACCACTTCATGGGCATCCCGACCAAGCTGTTCACCCCTATCTTCGTCTGCTCGCGCCTGACCGGCTGGGCGGCGCATGTGTTCGAGCAGCGTGCCAACAACCGCATCATCCGTCCGAGCGCCGAGTACACCGGCGTCGAACAGCGCAAGTTCGTGCCAATCGAACAACGCTGA
- the prpB gene encoding methylisocitrate lyase: MSQKSSPGQRFRDAVAAEHPLQVVGAINANHALLAQRAGFKAIYLSGGGVAAGSLGLPDLGISGLDDVLTDVRRITDVCDLPLLVDVDTGFGSSAFNVARTVRSMSKFGAAAIHIEDQVGAKRCGHRPNKEIVSQQEMVDRIKAAVDARTDDSFVIMARTDALAVEGLEAALDRAAACIEAGADMVFPEAITELSMYKTFADRVKAPILANITEFGATPLYTTEELASVDVSLVLYPLSAFRAMNKAAQNVYTALRRDGTQKNVIDTMQTRMELYDAINYHVFEQKLDALFAQKKG; the protein is encoded by the coding sequence ATGAGTCAGAAAAGCAGTCCCGGCCAGCGCTTTCGCGATGCAGTTGCCGCCGAACACCCGTTGCAGGTGGTCGGTGCCATCAATGCCAACCACGCGCTGCTGGCCCAGCGCGCCGGCTTCAAGGCCATCTACCTGTCGGGTGGCGGCGTAGCTGCAGGCTCCCTGGGCCTGCCTGACCTGGGTATCAGTGGCCTGGATGACGTGCTGACCGACGTACGGCGCATCACCGACGTCTGCGATCTGCCGCTGCTGGTGGACGTGGACACCGGTTTTGGCTCCTCGGCCTTCAACGTCGCCCGTACCGTCAGGTCGATGAGCAAGTTCGGCGCCGCCGCCATCCACATTGAAGACCAGGTTGGCGCCAAGCGTTGCGGTCACCGTCCAAACAAGGAAATCGTCTCCCAGCAGGAGATGGTCGACCGTATCAAGGCCGCTGTCGACGCCCGTACCGACGACAGCTTCGTGATCATGGCGCGCACCGACGCCCTGGCCGTCGAAGGTCTGGAAGCGGCACTGGACCGCGCCGCCGCCTGCATCGAAGCGGGTGCCGACATGGTCTTCCCGGAAGCCATCACTGAGCTTTCGATGTACAAGACCTTCGCTGATCGGGTCAAAGCCCCGATCCTGGCCAACATCACCGAATTCGGTGCCACGCCGCTGTACACCACTGAAGAACTGGCCTCGGTCGATGTCTCGCTGGTGCTGTACCCGCTGTCGGCCTTCCGTGCCATGAACAAGGCTGCGCAAAACGTCTACACCGCGCTGCGTCGCGACGGCACGCAGAAGAACGTCATCGACACCATGCAAACTCGCATGGAGCTGTACGACGCCATCAACTACCACGTGTTCGAGCAGAAGCTCGACGCACTGTTCGCCCAGAAAAAGGGCTGA
- a CDS encoding GntR family transcriptional regulator, with translation MLDTAQAPSAVADDSETLSENVFRRIQAAIVKGEIAPGSKISEPELARTYGISRGPLREAIHRLEGQRLLVRVPHVGARVVSLSHAELIELYEIRESLEGMACRLAAERMSVAEIDELRRVLDTHERDATFQAGLGYYQQEGDFDFHYRIIQGSGNRTLVQMLCGELYQLVRMYRIQFSATPNRPRQAFAEHHRILDAIADRDGELAELLMRRHIGASKRNIERHYLDASSPRGES, from the coding sequence ATGCTGGACACAGCCCAAGCCCCCAGCGCCGTGGCAGACGACAGCGAAACCCTCTCGGAAAACGTCTTCCGGCGCATTCAGGCAGCCATCGTCAAAGGCGAGATCGCCCCTGGCAGCAAGATCTCGGAGCCGGAGCTGGCGCGCACCTACGGTATCAGCCGCGGGCCGCTGCGCGAGGCGATCCACCGTCTGGAGGGCCAGCGCCTGCTGGTGCGCGTGCCCCATGTCGGGGCGCGGGTGGTGTCGCTCAGCCACGCCGAACTGATCGAGCTGTACGAGATTCGCGAGTCCCTCGAAGGCATGGCCTGCCGGCTGGCCGCCGAGCGTATGAGCGTAGCCGAGATCGACGAGTTGCGCCGGGTGCTCGATACCCACGAGCGCGATGCCACCTTCCAGGCCGGGCTTGGCTATTACCAGCAGGAAGGCGATTTCGACTTCCATTACCGGATCATCCAGGGCAGCGGCAACCGCACCCTGGTGCAGATGCTCTGCGGCGAGCTGTATCAACTGGTGCGCATGTACCGCATCCAGTTCTCCGCCACGCCCAACCGGCCACGCCAGGCGTTCGCCGAACACCACCGGATTCTCGATGCCATCGCCGACCGTGACGGTGAACTGGCCGAGCTCTTGATGCGCCGCCACATCGGCGCCTCCAAACGCAACATCGAGCGTCACTATCTGGACGCTTCCAGCCCACGAGGTGAGTCATGA
- the rloA gene encoding retropepsin-like aspartic peptidase RloA translates to MRLTPLPLLFSLCLLPALGQAAEKTVYGLNEYARLADIDLEVAAKLDTGAKTASLSARDIKRFKRNGESWVRFYLAIDAAHSHPIERPLARVSKIKRRAGDYDPDEGKAYTARPVIAMNICMGTALRSIEVNLTDRSAFQYPLLIGSEALKHFDALVDPSLKYAAGKPACATDAHTAE, encoded by the coding sequence ATGAGACTTACGCCCCTCCCACTGTTGTTCAGTCTTTGTCTGTTGCCGGCCCTGGGCCAGGCTGCGGAAAAGACCGTGTATGGCCTTAACGAATACGCCCGCCTGGCCGATATCGACCTGGAAGTGGCGGCCAAACTCGACACCGGGGCCAAGACCGCCTCGCTCAGTGCCCGTGACATCAAGCGCTTCAAGCGCAATGGTGAGTCCTGGGTGCGCTTCTACCTGGCAATTGACGCTGCCCATTCGCATCCGATAGAACGACCACTGGCCCGCGTCAGCAAGATCAAGCGACGCGCCGGTGATTACGACCCGGACGAAGGCAAGGCCTATACCGCCCGTCCGGTGATTGCCATGAACATCTGCATGGGTACGGCCCTGCGCAGCATCGAAGTGAACCTGACCGACCGCAGCGCGTTCCAGTATCCGCTGCTGATCGGCTCCGAGGCACTCAAGCACTTCGATGCGCTGGTCGACCCAAGCCTTAAATACGCTGCCGGCAAACCTGCCTGCGCCACTGACGCTCACACCGCAGAGTAA
- the rloB gene encoding osmotic stress tolerance membrane protein RloB: MRSLTLHLKVLITVLVLLGVLVTAYQIFFLGIPVTEDETDDLWNIDAKVEFVASPKDPVKVQMFVPPLSRDYVSLNESFISNNYGVSVNRVDGNRKVTWSARRASGNQTLYYRLVLTKRYSTEKAKIKGPTFRDSLAVEGPEKVAAEALMAPIRQHSADVETFVSETIKRVNNLNDDNVKLLLAGDTSSLNKAKIIDLLLSIAHVPVEKVHTIRLVADQPQTPELWLRSFNGTDWLYFNPDTGEQGLPTDRLLWWTGDDNLITVDGGKKANVSFSLNNSEMNAIRLAKLTDENTDADFLEYSLYGLPLQTQQTFMIMVMIPIGVLVILVLRNLIGLQTLGTFTPVLIALAFRETQLGFGIILFTVITALGLSLRSYLEHLKLQMLPRLSVVLTFVVVLIAAISLFSHKLGLERGLSVALFPMVILTMTIERLSITWEERGGGHAMKVAIGTLFAASVAHLLMSVPELVYFVFTFPAVLLILVGFMLAMGRYRGYRLTELVRFKAFVKADA; encoded by the coding sequence ATGCGCTCTCTTACCCTCCACCTGAAAGTCCTGATTACCGTCCTGGTGCTACTGGGCGTCCTGGTCACGGCCTATCAGATCTTCTTTCTCGGCATTCCGGTGACCGAGGACGAAACCGATGACCTGTGGAACATTGACGCCAAGGTCGAGTTCGTCGCCAGCCCCAAGGATCCGGTCAAGGTCCAGATGTTCGTGCCGCCGCTGAGCCGCGACTACGTGAGCCTCAACGAGAGTTTCATCTCCAACAACTACGGCGTCAGCGTCAACCGTGTCGACGGCAACCGCAAGGTGACCTGGTCTGCCCGTCGCGCCAGCGGCAACCAGACCCTTTACTACCGCCTGGTACTGACCAAGCGCTACAGCACCGAAAAGGCCAAGATCAAAGGCCCGACCTTCCGTGACAGCCTGGCAGTCGAAGGCCCGGAAAAGGTCGCCGCCGAAGCCCTGATGGCGCCCATTCGCCAGCACTCGGCCGACGTCGAGACTTTTGTCAGCGAGACCATCAAGCGGGTCAACAACCTCAACGATGACAACGTCAAGTTGCTGCTGGCCGGCGATACTTCATCGCTGAACAAGGCCAAGATCATCGACCTGCTGCTGTCCATCGCCCATGTCCCGGTGGAAAAGGTCCACACCATCCGCCTGGTCGCCGACCAGCCGCAAACCCCGGAACTGTGGCTGCGCAGCTTCAACGGCACCGACTGGCTGTACTTCAACCCGGACACCGGCGAACAGGGCCTGCCGACCGACCGCCTGCTGTGGTGGACCGGTGATGACAACCTGATCACCGTCGATGGCGGCAAGAAAGCCAACGTCAGCTTCAGCCTCAACAACAGCGAAATGAATGCCATTCGCCTGGCCAAGCTGACCGACGAAAACACCGACGCCGACTTCCTTGAATACTCGCTGTACGGCCTGCCGCTGCAGACCCAGCAGACCTTCATGATCATGGTGATGATCCCGATCGGCGTGCTGGTGATCCTGGTGCTGCGCAACCTGATCGGCCTGCAGACCCTGGGGACCTTTACCCCGGTACTGATCGCCCTGGCCTTCCGCGAAACCCAGCTGGGCTTTGGCATCATCCTGTTCACGGTGATCACCGCGCTCGGGTTGTCACTGCGCTCCTACCTCGAACACCTGAAGTTGCAGATGCTGCCGCGCCTGTCGGTCGTACTGACCTTCGTCGTGGTACTGATTGCCGCCATCAGCCTGTTCAGCCACAAGCTGGGCCTGGAGCGCGGCCTGTCGGTAGCGCTGTTCCCGATGGTGATCCTGACCATGACCATCGAACGCCTGTCGATCACCTGGGAAGAACGCGGCGGTGGCCATGCCATGAAAGTGGCCATCGGCACCCTGTTCGCCGCCTCCGTCGCACACCTGCTGATGAGCGTGCCGGAGCTGGTGTACTTCGTCTTCACCTTCCCGGCGGTGCTGCTGATTCTGGTGGGCTTCATGCTGGCAATGGGTCGCTACCGCGGCTACCGCCTGACGGAGCTGGTGCGTTTCAAGGCTTTCGTGAAGGCTGACGCCTGA